Within the Hypericibacter adhaerens genome, the region GCCCGCGCGCCGCTTCATTCTGGTGGCGGCGCTGCTGATCCTGATCGTCGCCGTCGCGGCCTCGCGCCCGGTCTGGCAGCCGCTCATCGACCGCGCGACTCACACCGCCGAGACGATCGCGCCGGCTTCGGACAGCGGCGCCGGCCTCGCGAGCGACGGCGGCACGACCGCGCCCGCTTCGTCCGGCGGCGGGACGGCTGCGACCGCGGATGCCGGCAGCCTCAAGACCGAGCTGGCGCAGGTCGAAAGCGACCTGGCGCTGATCCAGGCCGCGATGGAGCGCGCCGTCCAGGAGCGCCAGGCGCAATGGGAACGCATCGGCGCGCTCGAGAAGAAGGCGGGCGATCTCGCGCAGAAGCTGGACGATCTGGTGAAGGCCCAGGGCGATCTGCAATCGCAGCTCCAGCAGCAGCCCATGGCCGCCACCGGCGCGCCGGCGCTGCCCGACGATATCGCAGCCCTGCCGGCCGAGCTTGCGGATCTGCGCACGAAGCTCGACAGCCTGGCCGCCGCGCAGGCTTCGGCGGCAGCGAACGTGCCGGCCCCCGACAGCGGCACGCCGGCGCCCGCCCCCGATACGGCCGCTCTCGCCGCGCTGCAATCCTCGCTGGATCAGGTCGCGAGCGAGAACGCGCATCTGAAGGCGAGCCTCGACGAGGCCACTCAGCGCCTCGGTGCCATCGACCAGCTCCAGCAGGAGAACACGCAGCTCAAGGCCACGCTGGACCAGGCGGCGCAACGCCTGGCCGCGCTCGAGGCGCGGCCTACGAGCGGCCCCGAAGCCAAGGACGCGGCCCTGCTGCTGGCGACGGCGCGCCTCAAGAGCGCCATCGCCGCCGGGCGTCCCTTCACGACGGAGCTGCAGGCGGTCGATGGCCTGGCACAGAACGACGACGGTCTCGCCGACGCGCTGACCAAGGCGCATACGACCTTGGGCCATTACGCGCCTTCGGGGCTGCCCACCACCGCGGTGCTGCTGCAGCAGGTGCCGGACCTGGTGGACCAGGCGCTCACCGCCTCGGGCGGCGCGCTGGCCGAGACCCCGACCGGCCAGGGCTGGCTCGACCGGCTGATGAAGGGCGTCTCGAAGCTGGTCCGGATCAGGCCCAGCGACGGTGCCGCCGAAGGCGACAGCGTCTCGGATCGCCTGTCGCGGGCCGAGACCGCGGCATCGACCGGCGATCTGCCGGGGACGGCTGCGGCGATGGATGGCCTGACGGGCCCCGCGGCCGACGTGGTAAAGGATTGGCGCGAGCAGGCCACGGCCCGTCTCCAGGCCGACCCTGCGCTCGACGGGCTCGAACAAGCGGCACTGGCGCGGCTGACGGCCTCGCCTTCCACCGCCAGCGGCGGCGGCTGACGGCAGGAGGACGCGCAAGGCCCATGCGCAGCACGCTCTGGTTTCTGCTGAAGCTCGCGATCCTGGTCGCGGCCGCGATCTGGGTTGCGGATCGGCCCGGTCATGTCAGCTTCGATTGGCTCGGCTGGCGCGTCGATACCAGCGTGGGCGTGCTGCTGGCGGCCTTGCTGCTGCTGATGGCGCTGGCGGCGGTGATCTACCGGCTCTGGGGCATCATTGTCCGGGGTCCGCGCCGGATGGCCGAGCGGCGCGGCGAGCGCCAGCGCCTTAAGGGCTACCGGGCGCTGACCCAGGGCATGGTCGCGGTCGCCGCGGGCGATGCGGAGGAAGCGAAGCGCCAGGCGCGCATCGCCCATGGGCTGCTGAGCGAGCCGCCCCTGACTCTGCTGCTGGCGGCCCAGGCGGCGCAGCTCTCGGGCGACGAGACCGCGGCGCGGCGCTATTTCACCGCCATGCTGGAGCGGCCCGAGACGGCTTTCCTCGGCATGCGTGGCCTGCTCAACCAGGCGCTCGCCAAGGGCGACACGAGCGAAGCCCTGAAGCTCGCCGCCAAGGCGCATGAGGAGCGGCCGCAGGCGGGCTGGGCCGCGAAGGCGCTGCTGGATCTCGAGCTGAAGCAGGGCGAGTGGATCTCCGCGCGCCGCACCGCCAAGGCCGCCGAGAAGCTCAAGGTCATCGATCGCGAGCGCTATCGCCGCATCGAGGGGGTGACGCTGCTGGAGCAGGCACGGCTCGAGCCGGAGCCGGTGCGGGCCGTCGCCCTGGCGCGCGACGCGGTGCGGCTGCTGCCGGACTTCGTCCCGGCGCTCGCCATCGAGGCGCGGGTGATGGCCAAGGCCTCGCGCGAGCGCGAGGCCGAGAAGATCCTGGAGAAGGCCTGGGGGCGCGGTCTGGCGCATCCCGCGATCGCCGGCGCCTACGCGGCGTTGCGGCCGAGCGAGAGCGCGCTCGACCGGGCGCGCCGTTTCGAGAAGCTGACGCAAGCCCGTCCCGATGCCGTGGAGAGCCGGCTGACTCTGGCGGAGACTGCTATCGCCGCGGGGCTTTGGGGACCGGCCCGCAAGGCGCTGGAGGCGGTGGCCGCGGCCGAGAAGGCGGCACCCTCCGCGCGCCTCTGCCGCCTGATGGCGCGCCTGGAAGAAGGCGAGCATGGCGATCTCGCTGCCGCCCGGCGCTGGCTTATGGCGGCGGCCGACGCGCCGCCGGACCCGGCCTGGGTTTGCGGCGAATGCGGCGCCGCCGCCTCGGAATGGAGTGCGCGCTGCGGCCATTGCGGCGAGTTCGACAGCCTTGCCTGGAAGGAAGGTGCCCGCGTGGTTCCGGCGCTCGCCGATGCGCGCGCCGGCGAAGCGCGCTATCTGCCGCCGGCGACGGTGACGCCGGCCCCGACTCCAGCGGCTTCGGCTCCGGCCGCGACGGGCGGCGAGACGAAACCGGTCGAAGGCACGGCGCCGGTCGAGGCGGCACGGTTGATCACCTGAGCCGATCGTGGCCGGCGCCGCGCAAATGAAAATGCCGCCGGGGGTCGGGCCACGGCGGCATTTCCGTCCGTTGTCGGGCGGGTCGGCGTCAGGCGCGCTTGATCATCCGGTAGCCGACCAGCAGCACCAGCGAGCCCAGGATGGCGACGATGAGGCTGTGCCAGCTGAAGCCGTCGAGGCCGCCGAGGCCGAGCTGGGTGGCGATGAAGCCGCCGATCACGGCGCCCACGATGCCGATGATGATCGTCACGAAGAATCCGCCCGGGTCGTTGCCGGGCATGATGAACTTGGCGATGGCGCCGGCGATGAGGCCGAGCACGATCCACGAAATGATACCCATGGTCCTGGACTCCCCTTGTCACTGCCGGACCCGGTCGAGGTCCGATCCGAGCGCCGCCGCGGGCGCGGTCTCGGAGCGAAATGTAACCCCTCGGGGACACGCATAACAGGGGATAGGTACGGAGGCCCCCAACCTCCGCACCCGCCACACCCTGAATCGCGGCCGGTCTTCCTCAGACGGCCGGCGTCAATTCGACCTGGAACAGATCCTGGTTCTTCATGTCCTTGAGCGTCACCGTCATGGCGGTGCTGGCGCCGTCGATATGGACATGGCCGAAGAACTGGTAGCCGGCGCTGGGCGCCAGGTTCGACTGGCCCGCATCCGGCGCCTTGATGAACTTGAGCTGCGGCCCGAAGGTCGGGTCGAGTTCGTTGGGCCCGAAGGTGCCGGCATTGAGGGGGCCCGAGACGAATTCCCAGAACGGCTCGAAATCCTGGAACTTCGCCTGATTGGGGTCGTAGTAGTGCGCCGCCGCGTAATGCACGTCGGCCGTGAACCAGACCGTGTTGACGATCCCGTTCTGCTTGATGAAGGAGAGGAGATCGGCGATCTCGAGCTCGCGGCCGAGCGGCGGTCCGCCATCCTTGTTGGCGATGGCCTCGATATTGTCGCCGTCCGGAACGACGAGCCCGATCGGCATGTCGGCGGCGATCGCCTTCCATACTGCCTTGCTCGCCTTCAGCTCCTGCTTGAGCCAGGCGATCTGCTGCGGCCCCATGAAGGCGGTGTCGGGTCCCGCGGTGGGCTGAAGATCCTTCGAGTTGTCGCCGCGATAGTTGCGCATGTCGAGCATGAAGACGTCGAGCAGCGGGCCGTAGCGGACCACGCGGTAGATGCGCTCGGCATCCTCGGGCTGGGTGCGCATCGGCATATATTCGCGAAACGCCTGGCTGGCATTGGCCGAAAGCAGCGCCAGGCTCTTCACCTGATAGCGGTCGTCGTTGCCGATGACCTGGCGCGGATACCAGTTGTTGCGGGTCTCGTGATCGTCCCACTGGGCCAGCATCGGCACGGCCGCGTTGAAGGCGCGCAGGTTCTCGTCCATGAGATTGTATTTGTAGGCGCCGCGATAGTCGGCCAGCGTCTGGCAGACCTTGGATTTCTCCTCGGTGACGATGTTCTTCCAGGTGGTTCCGTCCGGCAGCGCCACCTCGGCCTTGATCGGTCCGTCGGCATAGATCGAATCGCCGGAATGGATGAAGAAGTCGGGCGTGAGATCCGTCATCGATTTGAAGATGGTCATGCCGCCGAAGCCGGGATTGATGCCCCAGCCCTGGCCGGCCACGTCGCCGCCCCAGACGAAATTGACGTCGCGCTTGTCGGCGGGCGCCGTGCGGAAGCGACCGGTCAAGGGTTCGCTCAGGCTGGCGAGGTCGCTCAGGTCCTCGAAGCTCACCCGGTAGAACACGTCCTGGCCGGCGGGCAGGCCCGTCAGCACCGTGCGCGCGGTGAAGTCGCTGACATCGAGCGCCGCCGGACCGGCGATGCGGCTGGCATCGGCGAAGCCGTCGCTCGTCGCATACTCGACGATCATCCGTGCCGGCCGGTCGGTGCGGGCCCAGATCACGGCGCCGTCGGCGCTGACATCGCCGCTCTGGACGCCGTGGGTGATGAGGGGCCGGCTGCCTTGGGCCAGCGCCGGGCGCGGCATCAGCAGCGAGGGGCCCGACAGCAGCGCGGTGCCGACGCCGGCCGTGCCGGCGCGCAGCAGCCAGCGGCGCGAGATCGAGGGCCAGAGGGGGGATTTGGGCGAAGGGGTTTGGGCAGGCGGGGTCCGCTTGGCGCTCATCCGATGCTCTCCCGAATCGGTTGGGTCACTTGGGCCTGGATCGACCCTAAGCGCGCTCCGGGGCGATCCCGTGACGCGGCTGTTTCAGTGGCATCAAATTGGCCGCGGCCGGGGGACGCAGGTCCCGGTTCGGCCGCCCCCGGAGGAACCGGGCCCCTAAGGCTCTGTTGACCATTTGAGGCTAGTGTTTCAGGCCCTTCCCGGGCCTCGGATCGGTTGGCTGGCCGGCCAGTCCCGGGGAATTTACTATAGTTGACGGGACCGGGGCGCCTGCACTAGCGTGCGCCGCCTCGAAATACCCCGGTCGCCGCAGTAGCTCAGGGGTAGAGCAACGCATTCGTAATGCGTGGGTCGGGGGTTCAATTCCCTCCTGCGGCACCATCTCCTTCCCCGCCCATCGCAGGGTCGCCGTGCTCCCGCGAGTCCGGCACCGGTGGTTGCGATCCGGCACGGGTTGCGGCGCCGATCCTATAGAACGGTGCATCCGACCGCGGCAGAGCCCGGTTCATGATGAAATCAGCGCCGCGCTCCGCGATCATGATCGTGGGTGCGTTGGTATTTCCGTTGGTCGCTTCCGGCATCACGGAGGCATCGATCACCCGCAGCGCCTCGATGCCATGCACACGGAGCTGCCCGTCGACCACCGCATCCGGCCCGCTCCCCATACGGCAGGTGCCGACAAAGTGGTATCCGGTTTCGGCATTCTCGCGGATGTATTCGTCCAGCGTATCGTCCCGGTCGGCGCGTGCACCGGGGCGGATCTCGGCGCCGCGATAGGCGCGCAGCGCCGGCTGCTCCAGGATGTGGCGCGAGGCGCGGATCGCGGCTCGTGCCTCGGCCCAGTCTTCCGGCACGGCGAGGAAGTTCGGCTGGATAACCGGCGGGTCTTCGGGGCTGGAGGAGCGCAGGGTGACGGTGCCGCGGCTGAGGCTGCGCTGCGGTCCGAGATGGACCTGGTAGCTGTGGCCGGGCGACGTGGCCCGGCCGGAATAGTCGGCGGCGAGCGCCACGAAGTGCAATTGGACGTCGGGCCAAGCGATATCCGCCGCGGAACGCAGGAACCCGCCCGCCTCGAAGAAATTGGAGGCGCCGAGACCCTTGCGTGTCGCCAGCCATTGGGCGCCGATCAGTGCCTGACGGTGCAGCTTGGTCGCGGGATAATAGGTCACCGGCCGTGTGCACTGATAGGCGACGATGAACTCGATATGGTCGCCAAGGTTGCGCCCAACTCCCGGCAGGTCCTGCACCGGACGAATGCCGTGGCGCTTTAGCTCCGCCGCCGGGCCGATGCCGGACAGCATCAGGATCTGCGGCGATTGGATCGCCCCGGCGCAGAGCACGACCTCCCGCTTCGCCGTGACGGTACGGTCGCGGCCCCGGCTGCGGAAGACGATGCCGGTCGCCCGCCCGCATTCGATCGCGACATGGGAGACCATGGCGCCGGTGCAGACCGCCAGGTTCGAACGGGAGGAGACCGGATGCAGAAAGGCCCGCGCGGTGCTCTCGCGGATACCGTTATGGATCGTCAGGTCCATCCGGCCGAAGCCTTCCTGGCGATAGCCGTTCATGTCGGTGACGAGCGCGTGGCCCGCTTCGTGCGCCGCTTCCAGAAACACCTGGTAGAGCGGGCTCAGGCCGAAACCCTTGGTGACATGCAGCGGCCCATCGCCGCCCCGATAGTCGTCGGGGCCCTGGTCATAGGTCTCGGAACGGCGAAAATAGGGCAGGCACTGCGCATAGCTCCAATCGGAGAGGCCGGGCTCTTTCGCCCAATTGTCGAAATCCATCGCATTGCCGCGGACATAGACCATGCCGTTGATGGTCGAAGAGCCGCCGAGCCCCTTGCCGCGAAAATAAGGAATGCGTCGGTTGTTGAGGGCTGGGACCGGTTCGGTCAGGAACTGCCAATTGTAGGTCGTGCCGGCCAGCGGATAAGTGAGCGCTGCCGGCATCTGAATGCGGAAGTCCCACCAACGATCCGGACCGCCCGCTTCCAGCAGCAAGACCGAAACGTCGGGATTCGCGCTGAGGCGATTGGCAACGACACAGCCGGCCGATCCCGCACCGACCACGATATAATCGACCGCGTCGCTGTGCTCGCCGATCGCTTTCATGGCTCGGTCCCTTTTTCCTCGCCGGACTCCCCCGCCGTGATGGCCGCCGGCAACCGCGCTGCCGCAAAGGCGAAGCGCAGCAGCTCGTCCTGGTTGGGATTAGGCGGCCAGTGCACCGGCGCGTCCTCCGGGTAGGCCGCATGGACGCCGGCGATCGTCTCGGCGCGGCTGAGCAGTGCCGCGGCGAAGGCCTCACGGCCTTCGCCGCTGAACCAACGCGCTCCCGTGAGCTCGATCGCCCGCAGACCCGGCAGCCTGGTCGGCAGGCCGGCACGCCACTGGTTGGATATCCTCTCCAGCGCCTCGGCTGCCGCCAGCCCTTCGCCCGCCGCCTTCAAGGCTGCGGCGTGCAGCGCCTCGGTCTTCAGGCGCGCGCAGCGCGCGAGGTCGAGCCGCTGCTTGCGCGCAAGCGCGCCATAGGCCGATTGGTGCCGGCTGGCCAACCGCGCGTGGAAGGCATGGGCCAGGGGCACCAATTCCGGGTTGGTCGTCGCGATCGCGCGTTCGAGAGCGATCCAGGCGTTGACGGCCTCCTCGGCATTCGATCGGCCTGCGACCACAAGGCCTGCATCGGTTTCGGCCAGCGCCCGCAAATGCCGGCTGACGGCCTGGAGAACATGACCCTTCAGCCCGTCAATGTGGGGGACCACGCAAGCATCGATGAGACGACAACGCAGGGCGGGGGAGCACGCGAGGCTCGCAGCCCATAGCTGCCCGACGACGTCGCCCATGCGATCAGACTCCGATATAGGCAATCCGAACATGCTCGTTGTTTCGCAATTCGGCGCCGCTGCCGGTGAGAACGACGCTGCCGCGCTCGAGCACGACGGCGCTGTCGCAGATCGAGAGGGCGACGTTGGCGTTCTGCTCGACCAGCAAGACGGTCCGGCCGGTCTCGTTGATGCGCTGAATCACCTGCGTCATGGCGGAGACCATGATCGGCGAGAGACCCATCGAGGGCTCGTCCATCAGTATCAGCCGCGGGGACGACATCACCGCACGGCCGATGGCCAGCATCTGCTGCTCACCGCCGCTCAAGGTGCGAGCGAGCTGCCGCCGGCGTTCGGCGAGGCGCGGAAACTCGCCGCAGATCTGTTCGAAGTCGCGGTTGACCGCGCTCTTGTCCTGGCGCAGATAGGCCCCGATCCGCAGATTTTCCTCGACAGTGAGGTCGGGAAAGACGCGGCGGCCCTCCGGCACATGGGCGATGCCGCGCGCGACGATCGCCTTCGGGTCCAGCCGGTCGATGCGCTGGCCGTCGAACCAGATCTCCCCGCCCGAGGGACGTACCAGGCCGGATATGGCGCGCAGGGTCGTGCTCTTTCCAGCGCCGTTCGAGCCGATGATGCTGACGATGCTGCGTTCCGGCACGGTGAGCGAAAGGTCCTGGACCGCCCGGACTGCACCGTACCGTACGGTGACATGGCGCAGTTCGAGCATCACGCCGCCCCCAGGTAGGCAGCCATGACCTCTGGATGGCGGCGCACCTCGTCCGGCGACCCCTCGGCGATCACCTTCCCGAAGTTGAGGACGGTAATGCGGTCACAGAGCTGCATCACCGCGCGCATGTCGTGCTCGACCAGGATGATGGTTGTGCCGCGGTCGCGGATCTCTCTGATCATGGCGACCAGAGAGTCCTTTTCCCGTGCCGTCATGCCGGTGAAGGGCTCGTCGAGCAGCAGCAGGCGCGGCCGGGCGGCCAGGGCGACCGCGATGCCGAGCACGCGCTGCTGGCCGTGGGACAGGTCCACGGCGCGCGTCGCGGCCTTGTCGCCGATCCGGCAAAAATCGAGGGTCTGGCGGGCGTCGTGGAGTGCGGCCGCGCGATGGTCCTGACGCTCGATCAGCCAGTCCAGCGCATGACGCGGCCGGCTGACCAGGGCGCCGTAGACCACGTTTTCCAGCGCGGTCTGCTCGGCGAACAACAGGTTGGATTGGAAGGTGCGCACCAGGCCACGCCGCGCCCGCGCGGCGGTGGAGAGGCCGGTGACGTCGCTGCCATCGAAGACGACCGAGCCGGCATCCGGGCGATAGAAGCCGGTGATGATGCTGAAGAGCGTCGTCTTGCCGGCGCCGTTGGGGCCGATCAGGCCATGGATGGCGCCAACCTCGACAGCCGCGCTCACATTTTCGATCGCGACCAAGCCGCCGAAGGTCTTGCGCAGGCCGGTGAGCTCGAGCAGCGCGGTCACTGCTGCGTCTCCGTGACACTGGGGTCGGGTGAGGCCGACGAAACCGGACCGCGCAGCCGCTCCACCAAGGGCACGAAGATTCGCTCCAGCCCTTGCGGACAGAACAGCATGACGCCGATCAGCAGCAGGCCATAGACGCCGGGGCGAAGCTCCTCGGCGAAGCGCAAGGCCTCGTCGAAGCCCAGCAGGATGATGCCGCCGAGGACTACGCCGTAGAAGGTCCGCGTGCCACCGACGATCGACCAGATCATCAGGTAGAGCGCGAAGTTGAGGTTGAAGCGGTTGGGCGTGATGCTGCCGAAGGCATAGGCCAGCAGCACGCCGGCGACACCGGCAAAACCGGCCGCCACCACGAAGGCGAGACGCCGATAGGAGCGAGAGTCGATGCCGACCGATTGGGCCAGGACGTCCTGTTGATTGACCGCGCGCCAGATCCGGCCGATGCGCGCGCTCTCGATCCGCCACATCAGGAAGAGGCAACAGACCACGATGGCGAGGGTGAGGTAGAAGAAATTGCCGGGATCGCCGAAGTCGATCTCGATGCCGGCGAGATCGAGGTAGGGCGGCCGGATGTTGGAGAGGCCGCGGGTGCCGCCGAAGAACGGAATCTTGCGCCAGAGCAGCCGGATCGCCTCGGCGGCACCGAAGCTGCCCATCAGGAAATAGAAGCCCTTCATGCGGAGCAGCGGATAGCTGAGCACGGCCGCCACCGTCGCGGCCATCAGCGCACCCGCGGGCAGCGTCAAGGGAAACGGCCAGCCGTAGCCTTTGGCCAGGATCGCCGCGGTGTAGGCGCCGACACCCTGCAGCACCACATGGGCGAAGGACCATTCCCCGGTGAGCACGATGATCCGGTAGCTCGAGAGCATGAGGACGGTAATGGCGATCTCGGTGCAGAACGAGGTGTAGTAGTCGCCGAACACCGTCGGGATGAGCGCGGCAAGGGCAATCGCAAGGGTTGCGGAGGTGACCGGCAAAGCCTTGGCGAAGGTCATCGCTAGACCTTCTCCGCCTTGCCCAGCAGGCCGCTCGGCATGAAGATCAGCACGCCGAGCATGATGCAGAGGCCCGCGATGATGGCGATGGTGCTATCGATGTAGGCGGAGACGAAGGTGTAGAAGGTGGAATAGACCACGGAGGCGATGATCGCGCCCTCGATCGAGCCGATGCCGCCCATGATGACCACGATGAAGGCGGTAATGATGATGGGTTGGCCCATGAAGGGGCTGATCCGCACCAGCGGCGCCATCAACGACCCCGCGGCGCCGGCCAGGCCTGCGCTCAGCATGATGGCATAGACGGCGATCCGGCCAATCGAGATGCCCTGCAGGCTCGCCGCCTCCCGGTCCTGGGCCGCGGCGCGGATCGCCCAGCCGAAGCGCGTGCCGCGCAAGAGCCAACTGAGCGCGCCCATCACGGCGATGGCGGCGAAGATGACGAACAGCCGGTGCCAGGGCAGGTTGACCGCCCCGAGCTTGAGGACACCCGGAAATGGCGTATCCACCAGCAGCGTGCTGTTGATGCCGAACAGCCAGACCATGGCGGTCTGCAGCACCAGGAGGACGCCGACCGTGACGATCAGGCAGCCGACCGGGTTGCTCCGGAGACGCCGGAACAGAGCCACTTCCATGAAAGCGCCGATCAACGCCGTGACAGCCACGGCGCCGGCCAGCCCGGCGAAGTAATTGAGTCCGAGCCCGGCGGTGACATACCAGGTCACATAGGCGCCGACCATGTAGAGCTCGCCGTGGGCGAAGTTCTCGATGCGCATCACCCCGAAGATCAGGGCCAAGCCGATCGAGACGAGCGCGGTTGCCGCGCTCGCCATCGCCGCATTCAACAGGGTATCGACCAGGAACTGCATGGAGGAAGGTCCGACGCCCCTAGGGCGCCGGTCGCTCACTTCTTCTGGTCAGGCATCAAATTCTCTTCGCGGAAGCGCTTTACGACGAGGTCCCGGTGCTTTTCGTACCAACTCGCCTGGTTGCTGAGCTCGACGATATCGACCTTGCCGCTCTTCACCACGACGATCGGCCAGGAGCCGACGAGGGCGTTGTTGATTCCGAACAGATCCTGACCCCACCAGACGGCGGGACCGTACATGTGGGCCGGCGGATTGGCCTTCATGCTGGCGAGGAGCGCGTCCGGCTCCGTGGTGTTGGCGGCTTCGACCGAGCGTTTCCAGACCTCCAGACAGGCGGCGAATTCCCAGGTGGTATTGTTCCAGCCGCCCGGAAAGGCCTTTTCCACGTCGGCATAGAAACCGCCCGGATCGGGGAAGCCCGGCGCGGAC harbors:
- a CDS encoding uroporphyrinogen-III synthase, whose protein sequence is MTLTALITRPDEDAEPLAAALIARGITVVREPLLSVKPVSDATIDLEGVQALLFTSANGVRAFANLSQKRDLPVFAVGDNTARAARAAGFETVESAAGAVEDLARLVARRLDPKRGALFHAAGSAVAGDLTGLLGAEGFELRRAMLYSADQATALTDDVRGRLERGEIGLVLLFSPRTAETFLTLVQGAGEAALNGIEQATALCLSPAVAKAVQALPWRSLMTAEKPDLPSMLRLVDQAAEAARPAAATAREAAAVADTPAPADIEAALKRMARRPAPARRFILVAALLILIVAVAASRPVWQPLIDRATHTAETIAPASDSGAGLASDGGTTAPASSGGGTAATADAGSLKTELAQVESDLALIQAAMERAVQERQAQWERIGALEKKAGDLAQKLDDLVKAQGDLQSQLQQQPMAATGAPALPDDIAALPAELADLRTKLDSLAAAQASAAANVPAPDSGTPAPAPDTAALAALQSSLDQVASENAHLKASLDEATQRLGAIDQLQQENTQLKATLDQAAQRLAALEARPTSGPEAKDAALLLATARLKSAIAAGRPFTTELQAVDGLAQNDDGLADALTKAHTTLGHYAPSGLPTTAVLLQQVPDLVDQALTASGGALAETPTGQGWLDRLMKGVSKLVRIRPSDGAAEGDSVSDRLSRAETAASTGDLPGTAAAMDGLTGPAADVVKDWREQATARLQADPALDGLEQAALARLTASPSTASGGG
- a CDS encoding heme biosynthesis protein HemY, yielding MRSTLWFLLKLAILVAAAIWVADRPGHVSFDWLGWRVDTSVGVLLAALLLLMALAAVIYRLWGIIVRGPRRMAERRGERQRLKGYRALTQGMVAVAAGDAEEAKRQARIAHGLLSEPPLTLLLAAQAAQLSGDETAARRYFTAMLERPETAFLGMRGLLNQALAKGDTSEALKLAAKAHEERPQAGWAAKALLDLELKQGEWISARRTAKAAEKLKVIDRERYRRIEGVTLLEQARLEPEPVRAVALARDAVRLLPDFVPALAIEARVMAKASREREAEKILEKAWGRGLAHPAIAGAYAALRPSESALDRARRFEKLTQARPDAVESRLTLAETAIAAGLWGPARKALEAVAAAEKAAPSARLCRLMARLEEGEHGDLAAARRWLMAAADAPPDPAWVCGECGAAASEWSARCGHCGEFDSLAWKEGARVVPALADARAGEARYLPPATVTPAPTPAASAPAATGGETKPVEGTAPVEAARLIT
- a CDS encoding GlsB/YeaQ/YmgE family stress response membrane protein, producing the protein MGIISWIVLGLIAGAIAKFIMPGNDPGGFFVTIIIGIVGAVIGGFIATQLGLGGLDGFSWHSLIVAILGSLVLLVGYRMIKRA
- a CDS encoding alkaline phosphatase D family protein; translated protein: MSAKRTPPAQTPSPKSPLWPSISRRWLLRAGTAGVGTALLSGPSLLMPRPALAQGSRPLITHGVQSGDVSADGAVIWARTDRPARMIVEYATSDGFADASRIAGPAALDVSDFTARTVLTGLPAGQDVFYRVSFEDLSDLASLSEPLTGRFRTAPADKRDVNFVWGGDVAGQGWGINPGFGGMTIFKSMTDLTPDFFIHSGDSIYADGPIKAEVALPDGTTWKNIVTEEKSKVCQTLADYRGAYKYNLMDENLRAFNAAVPMLAQWDDHETRNNWYPRQVIGNDDRYQVKSLALLSANASQAFREYMPMRTQPEDAERIYRVVRYGPLLDVFMLDMRNYRGDNSKDLQPTAGPDTAFMGPQQIAWLKQELKASKAVWKAIAADMPIGLVVPDGDNIEAIANKDGGPPLGRELEIADLLSFIKQNGIVNTVWFTADVHYAAAHYYDPNQAKFQDFEPFWEFVSGPLNAGTFGPNELDPTFGPQLKFIKAPDAGQSNLAPSAGYQFFGHVHIDGASTAMTVTLKDMKNQDLFQVELTPAV
- a CDS encoding choline dehydrogenase codes for the protein MKAIGEHSDAVDYIVVGAGSAGCVVANRLSANPDVSVLLLEAGGPDRWWDFRIQMPAALTYPLAGTTYNWQFLTEPVPALNNRRIPYFRGKGLGGSSTINGMVYVRGNAMDFDNWAKEPGLSDWSYAQCLPYFRRSETYDQGPDDYRGGDGPLHVTKGFGLSPLYQVFLEAAHEAGHALVTDMNGYRQEGFGRMDLTIHNGIRESTARAFLHPVSSRSNLAVCTGAMVSHVAIECGRATGIVFRSRGRDRTVTAKREVVLCAGAIQSPQILMLSGIGPAAELKRHGIRPVQDLPGVGRNLGDHIEFIVAYQCTRPVTYYPATKLHRQALIGAQWLATRKGLGASNFFEAGGFLRSAADIAWPDVQLHFVALAADYSGRATSPGHSYQVHLGPQRSLSRGTVTLRSSSPEDPPVIQPNFLAVPEDWAEARAAIRASRHILEQPALRAYRGAEIRPGARADRDDTLDEYIRENAETGYHFVGTCRMGSGPDAVVDGQLRVHGIEALRVIDASVMPEATNGNTNAPTIMIAERGADFIMNRALPRSDAPFYRIGAATRAGSQPPVPDSREHGDPAMGGEGDGAAGGN
- a CDS encoding ABC transporter ATP-binding protein, which gives rise to MLELRHVTVRYGAVRAVQDLSLTVPERSIVSIIGSNGAGKSTTLRAISGLVRPSGGEIWFDGQRIDRLDPKAIVARGIAHVPEGRRVFPDLTVEENLRIGAYLRQDKSAVNRDFEQICGEFPRLAERRRQLARTLSGGEQQMLAIGRAVMSSPRLILMDEPSMGLSPIMVSAMTQVIQRINETGRTVLLVEQNANVALSICDSAVVLERGSVVLTGSGAELRNNEHVRIAYIGV
- a CDS encoding ABC transporter ATP-binding protein; translation: MTALLELTGLRKTFGGLVAIENVSAAVEVGAIHGLIGPNGAGKTTLFSIITGFYRPDAGSVVFDGSDVTGLSTAARARRGLVRTFQSNLLFAEQTALENVVYGALVSRPRHALDWLIERQDHRAAALHDARQTLDFCRIGDKAATRAVDLSHGQQRVLGIAVALAARPRLLLLDEPFTGMTAREKDSLVAMIREIRDRGTTIILVEHDMRAVMQLCDRITVLNFGKVIAEGSPDEVRRHPEVMAAYLGAA
- a CDS encoding branched-chain amino acid ABC transporter permease, whose product is MTFAKALPVTSATLAIALAALIPTVFGDYYTSFCTEIAITVLMLSSYRIIVLTGEWSFAHVVLQGVGAYTAAILAKGYGWPFPLTLPAGALMAATVAAVLSYPLLRMKGFYFLMGSFGAAEAIRLLWRKIPFFGGTRGLSNIRPPYLDLAGIEIDFGDPGNFFYLTLAIVVCCLFLMWRIESARIGRIWRAVNQQDVLAQSVGIDSRSYRRLAFVVAAGFAGVAGVLLAYAFGSITPNRFNLNFALYLMIWSIVGGTRTFYGVVLGGIILLGFDEALRFAEELRPGVYGLLLIGVMLFCPQGLERIFVPLVERLRGPVSSASPDPSVTETQQ
- a CDS encoding branched-chain amino acid ABC transporter permease, yielding MQFLVDTLLNAAMASAATALVSIGLALIFGVMRIENFAHGELYMVGAYVTWYVTAGLGLNYFAGLAGAVAVTALIGAFMEVALFRRLRSNPVGCLIVTVGVLLVLQTAMVWLFGINSTLLVDTPFPGVLKLGAVNLPWHRLFVIFAAIAVMGALSWLLRGTRFGWAIRAAAQDREAASLQGISIGRIAVYAIMLSAGLAGAAGSLMAPLVRISPFMGQPIIITAFIVVIMGGIGSIEGAIIASVVYSTFYTFVSAYIDSTIAIIAGLCIMLGVLIFMPSGLLGKAEKV